Genomic segment of Panicum virgatum strain AP13 chromosome 2K, P.virgatum_v5, whole genome shotgun sequence:
CCCGTATCAAAACCAAAGAGATTAGAATATCTTATACCCTCAGTCCACtgcaattgattttttttataaaactagCACCAAAATCAAGAAAATTAGCATAACTTTTTATCTAAAGGATTCTATAAAGACTTACATTTAAGTATAAATTTTAAACCCTCAAATGACTTTCATTCAAGAACGGAAAGAGTAAGTATTTTAAGTCTATCGAGCTGAACTGTACGTCAGCCTATTATTGAGTGTAGAAAGTGAAGAAAAGGGGATTGAGCCTAGATCGAGGTCTTGGTTTCCTACAGCTAACTATGTCTGCGCAGCAATGTGCGGGATACCCACAATCTATTAGTTTATTGGTATTGGCATATAAACACACTTGCCCGCATGTTTTTGATGACCACAAGTCCACAACAATATATAAGTACTTAGACTATTCCACTACCAAGTCTCCAGTGTTCCACTCCTATAAATCCCAATGCAGACTCCACTCATAGAGTCTAAGCctcaaagactccatcacaagaaactatactttctaatgcaaagtgtgttactttggtttatatggctcacttgtctctctcacattcATTTTTGATTTGCGTGAAGATttggagtctaaataagacttggcgtcttgatttctctccctctctcttctataaatatactgccacatcagcaaaacacaataaatagaAGGCTTAGACTCCATGGTAGAGTCTGGATTTCTATCAAGTTGCAGTTGCAGTAGGCTTTGATAATGAAGAAATCACTCATTTCATCTCTTGTTGTTGTCCACCTGTTGTGATTTTACAATTCTGGATTTGGGCCATCCAATTCAGTTCTTATCCGTTGCATTGTAAGAGAACCTTTAAACCCTTAGCTATGTAGTCGTTCAGACAGTTGCataacctttttttttaaaggaaAGCTTGAAGCGCTTACAATAAAATTATGACTATAGATATGAAAGTTTCTACGAAAACATGGATATGTCAGAATCTATCAAACCAAATCTTCCAAACAGTATGAATGTAGTATATTGGAAGATTTTACTAGCAGGTTGCATGTACGTGATCTAGAGGGACAACCGAGTTATCCTCTTCACGCTGGTACACATAAGTTATCCTCTCCACATGACAAGCTCCTACGAATTGGTGTACGCGTCTGGCAATAGCAGTTACTCCCGCCAAAGGGCCTCTAGCCTAGTGGTTAGAGGAGTCTGGCGGCACccctcaggtcctgggttcgactccccgtgggagcgaatttcaggctgagggtaaaaaaatcccctcgctggccccGGTGCCAAAGCACTGTGTGTGGACGGCCCAGGTTCCCATGGGTAACGGCCCCGgtgtcagggcggggccagggttcggggattttctcggtcggggaagccgaggcttcttctGAAAGTcaataccggtggggcggtctttccccacccggccgagtttttttttaatagcAGTTACTCCCTTCATTTTATTTACACATACGTTACGTACATGTTGGTCAATCCTTGATCGACTGGCTACCAAGCTCTCCACCACTGGACGAGACAATGGCTGCTCTGCAATGCAGCATTCAGAGACGACTAAACCTGGACCAGTTTGGCGTCGGATTTGGATGTTGTGGGATCCCTAGCTAGTGGTGGCATTGCAGGCATCCATGGGTTCTATAAATATGTGTGCAATGCAGCCTTCTCTTGCAGACCACCACGGCCGGGTAGCTAGCTGAGTACCAAAACCACCTGCAAAGTGCAAACCCATCGAAACACTCTGCTCTGCTTGTAGCTAGCTAGCAGCCATGGCTTCTACTACTTGTTGCCTTAGCCTGTTAGTGCTGGTAGCGCTGGCCTCGGTGGCGTCGGCGCAGCTGTCGTCGACATTCTACGACACGTCGTGCCCCAGGGCCCTGGCCACCATCAAGAGCGCCGTCAACGCGGCGGTGGCCAAGGAGGCTCGCATGGGGGCGTCCCTGCTCAGGCTGCACTTCCACGACTGCTTTGTCCAAGCAAGTGTCCATCGCACACCTTGTTCTgtctttctttgtttttctttctttaagACAGTATATGTAGATCCGATCTGTCAATCGTCTTAAAAGTTAAAACCACAAGTTAGTTCATGACTAATTATGATGCTCAGCTCGCTCGTTGACTCGCTCCGTGCAGGGCTGTGATGCGTCCATTCTGCTGGCGGGGAACGAGCAGAACGATCCTCCGAATTTAACTCTGAGAGGCTTCGACGTCATCGCCAACATCAAGGCGCAGGTGGAGGCCATCTGCAAGCAGACCGTCTCCTGCGCCGacatcctcgccgtcgccgcccgcgacTCCGTCGTAGCGGTAAGGCTAGCTAAGAGCATGATGCTTGCTTCACTTGATTGATGAGTTGCTGGCTGCTGACCTGGACGCATGTATGTAAAATTGGCAGCTGGGAGGGCCGTCATGGAGTGTTCCGCTGGGGAGACGGGACTCGCCCAAAGCTGCAAGCACGAGCACGGTAAATCAGTTTCTGATCCCCCCTACAGCTAGCCTCGCCGAACTGATTAAAGGGTACGGCGACTTGGGCCTCAACCCAACCGACATGGTTGCCCTCTCAGGTACGGTGCATGCATAGTATCTGTTCCAATCACAAGTACTCTTCCGTGACTTTTGTTAAGTTTTTAACCAACCGGCCCGGACTGTTAATTTGCATGTGTTGCATCATCAGGTGCTCACACGATCGGGCAGGCGCATTGCCCGAGCTACCAAGACCACATCTACAACGACACCAACATCAACCAGGCGTTCGCGACCTCGCTCCGGGCCAGCTGCCCCATGACCGGCGGCAGCAACGTCATGGCGCCGCTGGACACGGCGACGCCCACCGCGTTCGACAACGCCTACTTCAAGAACCTGCTGTCCCAGAAGGGGCTCCTGCACTCGGACCAGGAGCTCTTCAACGGCGGCAGCACCGACAACATTGTGCGAAACTTCGCCTCCAGCCCGTCGGCGTTCAGCAGCGCCTTCGTGACGGCCATGGTGAAGATGGGCAACCTCAGCCCGCTGACGGGGACGCAGGGGCAGATCAGGACAACATGCTCCGCCGCCAACTCCtaggaagacgacgacgacgatatTAATTACATATGTGAAAAATACGAGGACCACACGAACGAATAATAAGCTGATCGATCCTGCTCACTACAGCCAATATCAAATAGCGCATGCCTGCATGCTTTGTATAAGCTGATGAAATACTAGCGTGCCGGCCATCTCGCTTTCTTGATCCATCAAGTCTTACATGGAACAGAGAGCGTGCGCGTGGCGTGGCATGCCTACACGTGTAATAACATTCTCTTGGCTACAAGAAGGCATGGAGGATTACGTATTTACGTACTACTTACACTCGTCTTGATAATTGTTTGTCTTATTATTATGAAAGATAACaaatccaatgactattattgTTTGTAGTAAGTGTAAGTTAATTTATTGTTAGAAAtataggcaattttcggtatattttaattccaaatgtcactactacaaaaaacgaTTTTGTGAGGCGCTTTGAAAACAGCTCGGAGGCGGGCACGTTAAaaaactgcctcggttaatgtctgcgattaaccgaggcggtcattttttattaaccaaAGCGGTTACGAAGAACCGACTCTCAAAATtcattaactgaggcggacGCCTTAAAGTGTCCGCCTCGGCTAATACCAGGCCCAAACAAGGCCCAGTGAGTCCAGTTATTCAGAAGGAGTATATAATGAAATAAACCCTAAGTCTCCCTCCTCACTTCCTCTTCCACCCCTGCCGCcgcacccctctctctctctccaccccTGCCCCTGACCTACCCCGACGCCGGCCCTaaccctccctcccctcccgagAGGGCCCACCGCCGTCAcccctctctcccttctccctctccctctccctctcccgcgAGGCGGCGTCCCCGTCCATCTCCCTCTCCCAGGGCGACGCGGGCAGGGTAGCCCTCTCCTCCAGCGGGTGCGGCcgcggtgggcggcgcggccgtaGGCGCGGCGGCAGTGCTCCCCTCCCccccccgagctcctccaccagCACGAGGCGCTCCCCTCCCTGCGGCGTGGCCGGATTCGGGCGAGGCGCCGGCGGTAAGGGCGGGACGCGGAGCCGGAGGCCAACtctgggggcggcgcggccggatcCGGGCTGCCCGAGGCCGGATCTGGGCGGCCGGGAAGGCCAAGTTCGGCGACGGCGCAGCCCAAGGCCGGATCCGGCTGCTTGGGGCTGGATCTGCCCGGCCTGGAGCGTGGTCCCTCCTAGCGCGGTGCggcctctttgacggcggctcaTCGGGGGCACGGCCCCTCCGGaccggcgaggaggagctcgggcgcggcggccggaccggtgaggaggagggcggcggcgagacaaGCCGCCCCCCATGggggcggcggctcctccctccctcccttcctccctcccggcgTGGATCAAGGCCGGGCACGGCGGATCTGTCCATAGGGGCTCgacgcgcggcccccggcggcggatccggccagTGGAGCTCGGCGCGCGGGCCCCGGCAGTGGATCCAGCCAGCAATGCGGCCCGGGTGCCACCAGATCCGGCGACGGCTGCGTGATGGGCTCGACGGGCCCAGATGGGCTCGGTGGGCtttctttttttagtttttttatttgatttaccgaggcgggcagaaaactgcctcggttaatgtctCATTAACCATGACGGTATGTCCGAGGCGTTTGGCTTGCCCGCCTCGGAAAaggatttttgtagtagtgtgttataatcaatttcatggcataaatgAGTGATATTGTGCTAACAAAATATATGCtcgtgttcatgttattctcactaataaacaTGAATAAAATAATAAACTAGAATTTGTTTAGAGTGTACCCAATGCGGGACCggtgctgtggcagaaccgcctaaattatcccggctcaagtgcgcaggccatcaccataaaggcaacattagcttaaacgcacttcaaacggaacaattcttggtctgtcgggtaacgtcccgatacaaccaccgattctcggatcgaacaagcataccccgcacgaaggcgagtccagagatattacaaccacaaattttacaacacaggcaagttcagtagtgattacaaaccagttcaaaccattattacaaaaccaacttaagtaaagcagttatacaaactaTAAgtgtaagttcagagtttaaacagcggaagataaaacacgacggctacaacacgtcgtaaaaagaataccaggctagcccaagcatggtatcactcgtcatagtcattgccggtcgaagacgtatcccactctacggaccagccaggaggcaacgagcaaggataggttaagctagcgacttgatcctcaaaactcatacctgaaaaagagtttcaacagcaaggctgagtattctaatactcagcaagacttaaccgtcaacgggtataagtagcccactttaactagactatgcaaggttttgtgaggctctggttttccttttgctgagaagcaataaagagtatgtccttactttcaagttttagctttcaagattctagttgattaaccattctatgtaagcaactactatccaatcatggtagaaatctaagcaaacatcaagattgattaaagtattgttgctcttcttactctgtgtggcaaagagatcaagcagtctcatttcatcgtgagaggcggacgattctgaatcgaaattcaaccttgcaaggataacctagcacacacgtttggaacaccgtcgggtcattcccaaacaaccgttaacctttctttccggcttgtggatagtgccactctccccgactacagggctccaaggccgaaccttgtccctagaagtcgtagtgttgcgcaacataaaataaaacctatccctaagagagagtgggaggtatatccacgccccggtccaatcggctactaggcttgccgcgtaccatattgacggcatgtgactagtactttcaaaaacttaaccagcactaccacacaccgcgaccttagcaagttcatcaacacagacggggtctcacataaagtcatgatatcgatcacaaccccgtccgtcgtccttatattgataacagaaagtaaacaaacaattcctataaagctcgcgagtgacaggcaatcactcgacttttaccggtcctataagcttagcaagtagtcgactcaagtctagtattcagtacaggggttcctaggatcatgcatctagggttttcaattcaactcctaagaactgtaaatgcataagcaaaTAACAACCGTAAATGATAATAaaattgaaatataggttatgcccggggcttgccttctcggtagttgctaactatttcagccttaggctcttccaaactttggttcggggcttcagttagttccgcagtgtttacttgagcttcgagatcacctccgtcagactccgggatcagctcgtacgtcccgtccgataagacagtcgtgtctatatgtaatgcaagaacaacattaaaaacagacatgggcaatcgtttatagagtagttaaataacaaatttaactacacaaggcatcatgatcaacagcacaagcaagttatactaacttcataaaaagaGTGGTGTTTGATTCCTATAGCATTTaactcaaggtttgctaattaaatcaacaactcagatcacaaacaacaataaatttagcaaaaattaccctaaacataaCATGAACAGACTAAACTAgcctgcaaaaatcatgccaagacatgtagccaattaATCAAAACAATTCTTTCATTCAGATAACACCTAGAtaaagcttgaattatacaggtcaaactagagcaaagtaGAATCTCAAAAATTAACAGGAGATTGATACAGAAATTAACTAACTacagtgaatttttcatgatttatatacACAGaaacaaataagagaaaataaacaaaacagaacaacatATTAGCAAGATATATTTTTACCTCCTGATCTATccatgaactgaagctcaaacttccaggacaagctaagatactccaaatgaacactcaggaatattttcaggatttaacaagaacagaaactaattaccataattaaagtctactaaacaaggattaaatcaaataaatagctacaacatagaactgatcatgaaatttttatagcaaagctagtgtcacatgagtaaactaccataaaagtttcactgcaagtCATGGCTTTATatagtagttaagaaaaagatgaaaacaactaatatttatgcactagaaacacaaatcaatttctacagcaaaaacttgcaactaaagcctaacatattatggttctaatgCATatagctcttcaagaggattccaaaacatcaagatttgttattttacgaattttctatgaattgatattgaatttcaaagatcactgaaaattattacaaagcagcccctaaggcactattcatctgagtctaggcctattcaaataactctctgggttttctttcctttcaacccgaggtcccttggccgggtcagagaggggaggcggcggttgaccggccgtttcccggcgaggggctcaccggcggcgagggtggaggggtgtgggagctccacgggttcaaggcgcaccacaaggtggtcttggggtgcggggaggggctcggaagcggcggctcgacggagcagggcggctcggcggcggaggcgaccgacggcgagggtgctccggtgagggttgggcgaggggaagcggcctgggagttgcgcgaggacgaggcgcggctaatggtaggggctattggggtggagcgggtctggggtggcggctccgcggcggggtgagctcgccggcgttcaagcggggcggcggctgtgttctgcggtgtgggagcgaggagagagcaaaagggCGGTAGGAATCGGTTTCTGGGGGATTTGTAGggctcgggcgctcgctagaagagggcggcggccactgcagcgggctctccaccgcgacggcgaggtggcggcggcgctggcgcttctggactcggcggcgcgcgtggcacggccggggggctccagcgcgaggcaacaggagggggaggagctccggggcgacgcgtgggtgaCAGCGCGCGGCGAATTAATGGCCGggatggccgggaaggcgctccacggcgccggcgggcggcgctgtcggtggacggcgacgggaagcagagcagggaggtgggagatggggataagggtcgttttgcaatttctgaaaattccagggactaaactgcaaaacagcgataacttttaaaccaaagctcaaatggaaaagtgcccaacatgaaagttgttcaacttttcaagatctacaactttgatgttgtgcaaaaatttatttgaccaaagattcaagagctaaaattaaaatcattgaagggattttgaattctaggaattttgtctttttcaaagctaattcacttcaaacatagacttaaaagtaaatttttgctgccatgcattaaatgcactgaaattttgcaaaaacaccctccacaaaagctataaacagaaataactaaagaaaggaccttgcataaaatcataattacacatatagccgtttataattacaaaaagatcctttttaagcaaatcaagcacatgatgcatagcaaacatacacaattactgtgcagacacctatttaattactgtgcagacatcCGGGGTGTTACAGGTGCCTTGCGCCATTCCCATGACTAGACATTGTGTCAGTCAGGGCTGTTCGATGTAGCCGATCTCAGTCGTTGCAGTGCATATGGCCGTCGGGAAGTAGTCGAGATGATCTTGATGTTCACTTGGGGAACACAGGTATGGCCACCGGGATGTAGAGGACGTAGATATTAGGCCACCAGGAAGTAGAGGACGTAgacgttcggccaccagaaaaTAGAGGACGTAGACATTCGGGGAGCGAACAGTCGCGTCAcaacgctccccaaaaacctgattgcccaaCTATCTCGAGCAGGATCTCAGCAttgcagaggttccggaggcctgctctcgtcAGAACTGTGCGCGTAGTGCTAGCGATGGGAATGCAGAAAGCAAccgagggagaagggagaggtctcctaagtaGGAGTACCTGAGAGCTTGAGAATGTTGTGTTTGAATGAGTGGGGGCtgctctccttttatagtttaTCCTATAGGAAGAGGGGATGAACCTGGACACATATAGGTGTAACAAGGGTCATCAATTtgcactgtcggtaccctgtaacagggatacacactcttactgcagcaaggcaggacccgcgtagttacccgtagctgcgcgggaaagatggagtagccaggccccacaggccaggtttttccctcaccaggccaatggccccggaccgttccccgcctgaggatgggtccggtgacgccacgtgtctacacaaaagggaagctccgagctgaccgccgaggcctcggacccccagaggggtccgggacctcctgcgcccgtccggacgcccctcaccgtgtaggggtccggagccgccgcgtgtcccggagacgtggggttgtgcgcgagtcttccgcaggaagactcgcccacctaccgcatttaatgcgatggacaaggcgtgctctgccgccgcggtacacaagacagccttttgtcaggccccgctgcacgccgcgtattaccaaggagcacagtggagccgcctgagccgcgcccacgcagagcccgtctgccgcgttaaatggatacgacggctcggcacttttccatcatgccacctacgccgctccctacacagccgcTCAGCTACGTAACAGGCGATGCTACTAGCTGCGTCGGGCTccgtctcgacaagacagcgccaagacatgatggacggagggctccgggagcaggcgagcgaatccaagagagagatctccttcgcctgcaacgccataatgtatgaacacccCGTTATTTTATAtcgcatcgttggacccacctgtcggggatccaacagccgtgtacgcgcccccttgagatataaaagggaggtgcccgctgtgcacaggacGATCTCCACAATCCAAATAGGCTGAaactctcgcaccttctcactctcgtgggaaagcaatacaacacacagtggacgtagggtattacgctccggcggcccgaaccactctaaatcttgctgtgttcatcgagttcttgaggaagattgatctaagactagctaacccccgagtacacaccctctgggctagggcgggtgccttccgccacccggctgtggtttgcagcaccacgacatttggcgcgccaggtaggggaagaaCAGCTGGTCGCattccatcatcttcttcgtccccatggttcgcgtaaacgacgtggagatgacagagggggtggcgtcctccacgccacatgcctctcgcgttcctgctccaggggcaactgtgcctgtggagcaggcaccgttggcggtggcgcgcgccgcccgccggcaagagtcagggcgcccgtcaagggtcccctcacaggctgcgagcggcggaacgctggcagcggctagggagttgcttcgcaaccccccggctgaggcagcctcgccagacgccctgaggcagtggcgggacgacgtcgatcgtctcctccatctggctcaggcctcccccagttctgcaaagactgggcaacgacctccgcctggcaacgcggtggtaccttaccactagcgtcagggcggtgcatcggcatctgtgcgctcccctaccgtgaggggtgcacgaacagaagacttgcgggcggagctcaaccaccggcgcgtgggggaggatgcccgcatcgctgttgagagggcgcgagagcgccgcctcaactttgagggacgcaacctcaatgctgatctggacgcggcggcacccaggcctccggtgaacgcccggattcagtcgggcgcaccggtggccggggtgggctgtgctgcgcttgcggagcacctccgcgccgtggcgtggccacccaagttccgcccccacctgctggaaaagtacgacggtactactaacccgtcggaattcctgcaggtgtacgttactgcTATCACAGTGGCTGGtggcaacggcgccgtcatggcaagctactttcatgtagccttgtctaggccagcccggacctggctcatgaatctcacacccgggacgatccagtcctgggaagagctctgtgcgaggttcacagcgaacttcgccagcgcctaccagcagcatggtgtggaggcacaccttcacgccgtgaggcaaaaacccggggaaacgcttcggactttcatctcgcgcttcaccaaggtacggggtaccattcctcgtatctcagatgcatctattattactgctttccgtcagggggtgcgtgatgagaagatgctcgagaagctggcgacgcacgaggtggaaagcgtcactacgcttttctccctggcagacaagtgtgccagggccgctgagggccgtgcatggcactcagccgcCCAAGATAGAGAcaccaaagctggtggctccagtgctaccgctcagggcggtggcaagaagaagaagaagaaccggggtcgcggggagccgcattccggcggaccagtcgttgcagcagcagcgccagcagcggcgccggctgcggctgcagcggctgggggctAGAATACccacggcaaacgccctcgcccgcaaggtggaagcggaggttcatgcccagtgcatcccaccgctcgccacagcgccgctgactgccgcgagatccaaaagctcgcgaaacgggtcagtgggcggcgtgagcagtcctctaaggatggctcaccccctcctcgccagcgggccggcaaggagaaggcctctgacagtggggccgcggccggggagaaggagctggggtaccaatcccccgcccgAGAGCTAAAGGGCGTCTAT
This window contains:
- the LOC120694841 gene encoding peroxidase 2-like → MASTTCCLSLLVLVALASVASAQLSSTFYDTSCPRALATIKSAVNAAVAKEARMGASLLRLHFHDCFVQGCDASILLAGNEQNDPPNLTLRGFDVIANIKAQVEAICKQTVSCADILAVAARDSVVALGGPSWSVPLGRRDSPKAASTSTVNQFLIPPTASLAELIKGYGDLGLNPTDMVALSGAHTIGQAHCPSYQDHIYNDTNINQAFATSLRASCPMTGGSNVMAPLDTATPTAFDNAYFKNLLSQKGLLHSDQELFNGGSTDNIVRNFASSPSAFSSAFVTAMVKMGNLSPLTGTQGQIRTTCSAANS